The following coding sequences lie in one Metallumcola ferriviriculae genomic window:
- a CDS encoding beta-propeller domain-containing protein yields the protein MKRLTFVAMVLLFLLVAVSFSFANTSEIELYLNDEKVSFNDQPQLSNDRVYVPLRGIFEAFEAQVEWNDATQTVTAVKGDTEIKVTIGSKSAKKNGTNIMLEAVPYLSQKRTYVPLRFVGEAFGAHVNWDGNTKAISIVTAGDLPVVGSFETLKKLLKENADMRQSYLYNGINEAVSDAAVKSVDRVELKSEAASSPEHSETNVQVQGVDEADIVKTDGEYLYQVSNQQIVISRIFPADELEVRNVIGFEPRGDTSGFMPAELYIDDDYLIVIGTAYYRHEDITVDKPSMARPEVYPPVNINNSIKIIVFDRTDRENPNQVREIEVEGNYLSSRKVGSSLYLVSNKYFGGYQIMGTETEYVPALRYRDNESSFTEMPYSKIHYFPKAISPNYLTVVAVNLDKPNEKANISTFLGAGENIYASPEHLYVALTEYEAAETKPAVLPLEQQKMIAPPVPLQNNETTAIHKFALLNGNMVYQGKGKVSGHILNQFSMDEYNGHFRIATTSGSLFGQGQNQSSNNIYVLDGKMNTVGKIEDIAPGERIYSARFMGERGYLVTFKKVDPLFVLDLKDPDSPKILGKLKIPGYSDYLHPYGENYIIGFGKDAMETADERFGDGVSMAFYQGMKIALFDITDVNNPIELHKEIIGDRGTDSELLHNHKALLFDKERNLLAFPVTVMEINKQQENTGSWPQYGEFSFQGAYVYNLDIENGFNLQGRITHLNSQDFQKTGYYYNNNKNVKRIFFVEDNLYTVSDGMVKANRISNLEEIDSLNI from the coding sequence ATGAAAAGACTGACATTTGTAGCAATGGTTTTACTATTTTTATTGGTGGCTGTTTCTTTTTCCTTTGCCAATACGTCGGAGATAGAATTATATCTGAACGATGAGAAGGTTTCATTCAACGATCAACCGCAGCTAAGTAACGACAGAGTATACGTGCCGCTAAGAGGTATTTTTGAGGCATTCGAGGCTCAGGTGGAATGGAATGACGCTACCCAAACCGTTACCGCTGTTAAAGGCGATACTGAAATTAAGGTGACAATTGGCAGTAAATCGGCAAAAAAGAACGGTACTAACATAATGCTTGAAGCGGTTCCTTATCTCAGCCAAAAAAGAACGTATGTACCGCTCCGTTTCGTTGGTGAGGCGTTTGGCGCGCATGTAAACTGGGATGGGAATACAAAAGCGATTTCCATCGTGACTGCCGGTGATTTACCCGTTGTAGGTTCTTTTGAGACCCTTAAAAAGCTGCTTAAAGAAAATGCAGACATGAGACAATCTTATCTTTATAACGGTATAAATGAAGCAGTTAGCGACGCCGCTGTTAAGTCAGTTGACAGAGTAGAGCTGAAAAGTGAGGCGGCTTCAAGCCCTGAACACTCGGAAACCAATGTGCAGGTTCAAGGTGTGGATGAGGCGGATATTGTTAAGACTGATGGTGAATATCTGTACCAGGTATCAAATCAGCAAATAGTTATATCCAGGATTTTCCCCGCGGATGAACTAGAGGTACGTAACGTTATCGGTTTTGAACCGAGGGGGGATACCTCCGGTTTCATGCCGGCAGAACTTTACATTGATGACGATTATTTGATTGTTATCGGTACTGCCTATTATCGGCATGAAGATATTACAGTTGATAAGCCTAGTATGGCCCGGCCGGAAGTTTACCCACCGGTTAACATTAATAACAGTATTAAAATTATTGTCTTTGACCGTACGGACCGGGAAAATCCGAATCAAGTTCGAGAAATTGAAGTGGAAGGGAATTACTTATCGTCAAGAAAAGTAGGGTCTTCTTTGTATCTGGTTTCAAACAAATATTTTGGCGGCTATCAAATTATGGGGACAGAAACGGAATACGTTCCTGCCTTGCGTTACAGAGATAACGAGAGCAGCTTTACCGAAATGCCGTACTCTAAAATACACTACTTTCCTAAGGCCATTAGCCCCAATTATTTGACGGTGGTAGCAGTTAATCTTGATAAACCAAATGAGAAAGCAAACATTTCGACTTTCTTAGGTGCAGGCGAAAATATATATGCATCACCGGAGCACCTATATGTGGCATTGACCGAATATGAAGCGGCAGAAACAAAACCTGCTGTACTTCCGCTTGAGCAGCAAAAGATGATTGCGCCGCCGGTGCCCTTACAAAATAACGAAACCACTGCCATCCATAAGTTTGCATTACTGAATGGAAACATGGTTTATCAAGGGAAAGGCAAAGTGTCGGGGCATATATTAAATCAGTTTTCCATGGATGAATATAACGGCCATTTCCGGATTGCCACTACAAGCGGAAGCCTTTTTGGTCAGGGACAAAATCAGTCAAGTAATAATATTTATGTGTTAGATGGCAAGATGAATACTGTTGGAAAAATTGAAGATATTGCCCCGGGTGAAAGAATTTACTCTGCTCGATTTATGGGTGAGAGGGGTTATCTGGTAACCTTCAAAAAGGTTGACCCGCTGTTTGTCCTAGATTTGAAAGACCCTGACAGTCCTAAAATATTAGGAAAGCTAAAAATTCCTGGGTACAGCGATTATTTACATCCATATGGTGAGAACTATATCATTGGCTTTGGCAAGGATGCCATGGAAACAGCTGATGAAAGATTTGGCGATGGGGTATCAATGGCATTCTATCAAGGTATGAAAATAGCCCTCTTTGACATCACTGATGTTAATAATCCTATTGAGCTTCATAAAGAAATCATTGGTGATAGGGGGACGGATTCGGAATTGCTTCACAATCATAAAGCGTTATTGTTTGATAAGGAGCGGAATCTGTTGGCGTTTCCGGTAACGGTAATGGAAATTAATAAGCAGCAGGAGAATACCGGCAGCTGGCCCCAATATGGAGAGTTTTCCTTTCAGGGTGCTTATGTATATAATCTTGATATAGAAAACGGATTTAATTTACAAGGCCGCATTACCCACTTAAATAGTCAAGACTTTCAGAAAACCGGATATTACTATAACAACAATAAGAATGTGAAACGAATCTTCTTTGTAGAGGATAATCTTTACACCGTATCCGACGGGATGGTTAAAGCAAATCGGATAAGTAATTTGGAAGAAATAGACTCGCTAAATATTTAA
- a CDS encoding lactonase family protein: MSTTLGTVYVMTNSRINNEVVAFRRGPDGTLSLIDAYKTGGHGTGTRRVSPETPGGAVDPLASQGSIALSDDKRFLFAVNAGSNNISSFRRNVTGELILVDKVPSGGLQPNSLAVHEKLLYVSNAGSDTNGSDSNITGFRIGARGELNRVPNSESSLSTPNAHPASVVFTPDGSQLVVSELTTNHLSVFDVKPDGTVSRRTVNRSSGAGPFGSYFLPSGLLLNSEAGTNALSSYTVSPDGILNVISGSVESGQMATCWVVATRNERFAYTSNTGSGTISFYSINTDGTLELVENIPSTPEGSPMGAPIDSGVSRDQRNFYVLNGNQGSISVFQINSVGQLIRLQVIDSEEVPTLGAQGLTVI, encoded by the coding sequence ATGTCCACGACTTTAGGGACAGTTTATGTCATGACAAATTCACGTATTAATAATGAGGTAGTCGCCTTTCGCCGGGGACCTGACGGAACATTATCGCTAATAGATGCATACAAAACAGGTGGCCATGGTACTGGCACAAGAAGGGTTTCCCCTGAAACACCAGGTGGCGCTGTCGACCCACTGGCATCACAGGGATCTATTGCCCTTTCTGACGATAAGCGTTTTCTCTTTGCTGTCAACGCTGGCAGCAATAATATCTCAAGCTTTCGTAGAAATGTTACCGGCGAGCTAATTCTAGTAGATAAGGTACCTTCGGGCGGGTTACAGCCTAACAGCTTAGCTGTACATGAAAAACTACTATATGTTTCTAATGCCGGAAGTGATACTAACGGTTCTGATTCTAATATTACTGGCTTTCGCATAGGCGCCAGGGGGGAACTCAACAGGGTACCCAACTCAGAAAGCTCTTTAAGTACCCCAAACGCCCATCCAGCCAGCGTTGTATTCACCCCTGACGGCAGTCAACTTGTTGTATCTGAATTAACCACAAACCACCTCAGCGTGTTTGACGTCAAACCCGATGGTACAGTATCACGACGTACCGTTAACAGATCCAGTGGGGCAGGGCCATTTGGATCATATTTTCTTCCGTCCGGGTTACTGTTAAATTCGGAAGCTGGTACAAATGCCCTATCCTCTTATACCGTTTCTCCAGATGGAATACTAAATGTTATCAGCGGTTCTGTTGAAAGCGGTCAGATGGCAACCTGTTGGGTAGTGGCAACTCGAAATGAGCGTTTTGCCTATACGTCCAATACTGGCAGTGGTACCATCAGTTTCTATAGCATCAATACCGATGGGACTTTGGAGCTTGTAGAGAATATACCAAGCACACCAGAGGGATCACCCATGGGCGCACCTATTGATAGCGGGGTAAGTAGAGATCAGCGCAATTTCTACGTTTTAAATGGAAACCAGGGGTCAATTTCTGTATTTCAAATAAACTCCGTTGGGCAACTCATTAGATTACAAGTGATAGATTCTGAAGAAGTACCTACTCTAGGAGCCCAGGGCTTAACTGTGATTTAA
- a CDS encoding LysM peptidoglycan-binding domain-containing protein translates to MFRQIEPRVPSSCPLGFQARYTVVRGDTMFLISQRFRVTLVSLITANPHISNLNLIVPGDVLCVPEGLAAPCCVVLTLQEQLQPGADAAAAAFVHSAASTGLQEVSVVAVLPPPEVLGEFNGWLAQVLIPEVNGFGNQLFATPVTPPTWATTFALPRGISVSAGSRVEVRPFNTDSGVSGPVVLQGSLRNCT, encoded by the coding sequence ATGTTTCGACAGATAGAACCGCGTGTTCCTTCGTCGTGTCCGTTGGGATTTCAGGCTAGGTATACGGTAGTCAGAGGAGACACTATGTTTCTCATTTCCCAACGGTTTCGGGTCACGCTTGTTTCATTGATAACGGCTAATCCCCACATCAGTAATCTTAATCTTATTGTTCCGGGAGATGTACTTTGCGTTCCTGAAGGTCTGGCTGCTCCATGCTGCGTGGTGCTAACGCTGCAGGAACAGTTACAGCCGGGTGCTGATGCTGCTGCGGCTGCCTTTGTCCATTCGGCGGCATCTACCGGGTTACAGGAAGTGAGTGTTGTAGCAGTTCTGCCACCGCCGGAAGTGTTGGGGGAATTTAACGGTTGGCTGGCACAGGTTTTGATACCGGAAGTTAACGGATTTGGCAATCAACTGTTTGCCACGCCGGTGACTCCCCCTACATGGGCTACCACGTTTGCTCTACCCAGAGGAATTTCAGTATCGGCCGGCAGCAGGGTAGAAGTACGCCCGTTTAATACCGACAGTGGGGTATCAGGGCCTGTGGTTTTACAGGGGTCTCTGAGAAACTGCACCTAG
- a CDS encoding ATP-dependent DNA helicase, which yields MAEWIGNIFYDILPKHGYEIREEQIYTAYQMADAFCKRQVHFAEAGLGVGKTFAYLVSAVAYARLKGKPVIIACASSALQEQLAGPQGDINTLSHLLDLDIDARMAKESSQYLCDLKVRRFTQPFGAQTSSALGKAIRWAEETKRGERSEIPHISDHIWTQLAWDEAMPCDGCSSRGFCKLAKARDFYRPAKDLIVCDHGVFFDDLWSRAERKMEGKLPLLPDYAAVIFDEGHKVLLPAAKRAGRYIVRGEIDGMTSLIEQLQGARTSLLASAVAVSLASAKFFKVLRKSVIKEERNNRQVIQVNDELFAIAETLKRAFDSLDVELQNEQELHSQTLPANRLLTYELRVEHSLEALNSFCNNRGRDALFWLDRLDDSFWVIPRQLNALLREHLFSKEIPVLFSSATLSIGGDFNYLATSLGVTEPSGSSVEGSFDYEKQTVVYLMERFQSEDQIPWRPRAVQHLVSLLERSQGRALVLTNSFSETKKLRAHLKQYQFPFKILWEDKAERGYLLGRFREDVSSVLVGSEFWEGIDIPGEALSLLIIWQLPFPPKDPLIEAQRSEVKERGLDPVTEVDYPEMGLRLKQGCGRLIRRKEDHGIIAILEPVFGMPWQEVVLKGLPKGAKVLTLDV from the coding sequence TTGGCCGAGTGGATTGGCAATATATTTTATGATATCCTGCCTAAGCACGGGTATGAAATTCGTGAAGAGCAAATATATACAGCTTATCAAATGGCTGATGCTTTCTGCAAGCGACAGGTGCATTTTGCGGAAGCGGGGCTTGGTGTGGGTAAGACTTTTGCATATTTAGTTAGCGCGGTTGCCTATGCTAGATTAAAGGGAAAGCCAGTGATAATTGCTTGTGCTTCAAGCGCTCTTCAAGAGCAGCTTGCCGGACCCCAAGGGGATATTAATACGCTTTCGCATCTTCTTGACTTGGATATTGATGCTCGAATGGCTAAGGAATCAAGCCAGTATCTTTGTGATTTAAAGGTTAGACGTTTTACACAGCCATTCGGGGCGCAAACAAGCAGCGCATTAGGTAAGGCTATTCGTTGGGCGGAGGAAACTAAACGGGGTGAACGTTCGGAGATTCCCCATATATCAGACCACATATGGACGCAGTTGGCTTGGGACGAGGCGATGCCTTGCGATGGGTGTTCATCCCGGGGCTTCTGTAAGTTGGCCAAGGCAAGAGATTTTTATCGACCGGCAAAAGATTTAATCGTGTGCGACCATGGGGTTTTCTTTGACGATCTATGGTCGCGAGCAGAACGAAAGATGGAAGGAAAACTGCCTCTTCTGCCTGATTACGCGGCAGTTATTTTTGACGAAGGGCATAAGGTGCTGCTTCCCGCAGCAAAAAGGGCAGGTAGGTATATTGTTCGGGGAGAGATTGACGGTATGACTTCCTTAATAGAACAGCTTCAGGGAGCTAGAACTTCCTTGCTGGCTAGTGCTGTAGCTGTATCTTTAGCTAGTGCTAAATTTTTTAAGGTTCTTCGTAAATCGGTTATTAAAGAAGAAAGAAATAACCGGCAAGTTATCCAGGTAAATGATGAACTATTTGCTATAGCGGAAACCTTAAAACGGGCTTTTGACAGCTTGGATGTGGAGTTGCAAAATGAACAAGAGCTGCATAGCCAAACGTTGCCCGCAAATCGTTTGCTGACCTATGAATTAAGGGTGGAGCATTCATTGGAAGCTCTAAATAGTTTTTGTAACAATAGGGGGAGAGATGCTCTTTTTTGGTTGGATCGGTTGGATGATAGTTTCTGGGTTATTCCGCGACAGCTCAACGCACTTTTAAGGGAGCATCTATTTTCCAAAGAGATTCCCGTATTGTTTTCGTCAGCAACCCTTAGTATCGGAGGAGATTTTAATTACTTGGCAACCTCGCTTGGGGTAACGGAACCATCTGGCTCGTCAGTTGAAGGTTCTTTTGATTACGAAAAGCAAACGGTCGTTTACTTGATGGAGCGTTTTCAAAGTGAAGATCAGATTCCCTGGCGGCCTCGTGCTGTACAGCATCTGGTGTCGTTGCTAGAACGTTCTCAAGGGCGGGCGCTGGTGCTCACTAACTCTTTTTCTGAAACAAAGAAACTTCGTGCACATCTTAAACAATATCAGTTTCCTTTTAAGATACTTTGGGAAGATAAAGCTGAACGGGGCTATTTGCTGGGAAGGTTTCGAGAGGACGTATCTTCTGTGCTTGTTGGCAGTGAATTTTGGGAAGGAATAGATATACCCGGTGAAGCATTGTCGCTGCTTATTATCTGGCAATTGCCTTTTCCGCCCAAGGACCCGTTAATTGAAGCTCAGCGTTCTGAAGTAAAGGAGCGGGGGCTTGACCCGGTAACTGAGGTAGATTATCCTGAAATGGGGTTGAGATTGAAACAGGGCTGTGGTAGGTTGATCCGCAGGAAAGAAGACCATGGTATCATTGCTATTCTTGAACCGGTATTTGGTATGCCTTGGCAGGAAGTGGTCCTGAAAGGCCTGCCAAAAGGGGCAAAGGTGTTAACGTTAGATGTTTAA
- a CDS encoding sigma-54 interaction domain-containing protein: MSIIKDIISRYNHILDFSFDEFVISDGEGVLLYANAACERHYGVKVEYLIGKHTSELEREGIYHPAVIPLALKERRKVTIIQDTQIGRKTIVTANPVFDDTGNIELVVVNARDISEVSDLKEKLEQTQQLVKRYSEELNVLRREQIEVEGIIAKSKQMQEIMDLIRKVAPTSSTVMLLGETGVGKDVLARGIHKVSKKKQGPFIRINCGAIPGPLLESELFGYEAGAFSGAKKTGKIGLVELANGGTLFLDEVADLPIDLQVKLLQVIQEREMMRVGGTKHIKVDARIISATNKDIETMVHDNLFREDLFYRLHVIPIRIPPLRQRPEDVFAFIQHFGHRLNTFYNINKQLHPQTIDVLVNHDWPGNVRELENFLERLLLTVDREMITPEELPDNVFRKKVNVPVGQRTLNEILSEVEREVVLRVYKRFGSSYKVARELGISQRTALRKINKYMEEP; this comes from the coding sequence ATGAGTATTATCAAGGATATTATTTCCAGGTACAATCACATACTTGACTTTTCTTTCGATGAGTTTGTTATAAGCGATGGTGAGGGTGTCTTGCTTTATGCCAACGCAGCTTGTGAAAGGCATTACGGAGTTAAGGTTGAGTACTTAATTGGCAAACATACTTCTGAGCTTGAAAGAGAAGGAATTTATCATCCGGCAGTAATTCCTTTGGCACTGAAGGAAAGAAGAAAAGTTACCATTATCCAGGATACTCAGATTGGCCGAAAAACAATTGTCACCGCTAATCCGGTATTTGATGATACTGGCAACATTGAGCTAGTTGTGGTTAACGCTAGAGATATTTCTGAAGTATCGGACTTAAAAGAAAAATTAGAACAGACTCAGCAATTAGTGAAACGTTATTCCGAAGAACTCAATGTTCTTCGTAGAGAGCAAATTGAGGTTGAAGGAATAATAGCGAAGAGCAAACAAATGCAGGAAATTATGGATTTGATCAGAAAAGTGGCGCCAACCAGTTCAACGGTGATGTTATTAGGGGAGACCGGGGTTGGTAAAGATGTTCTTGCTAGAGGGATACACAAAGTTAGCAAGAAAAAACAAGGGCCTTTTATACGCATCAATTGCGGTGCCATTCCCGGGCCATTATTAGAATCAGAGTTGTTTGGGTATGAAGCTGGCGCTTTTAGTGGCGCAAAGAAAACGGGCAAAATTGGTTTAGTTGAATTAGCTAATGGTGGAACCCTTTTCCTAGATGAAGTTGCGGATTTGCCTATTGACTTACAGGTAAAATTACTCCAGGTTATTCAAGAAAGAGAAATGATGCGAGTGGGTGGCACAAAGCATATAAAAGTAGACGCTCGTATAATCTCAGCTACTAATAAAGATATTGAAACAATGGTTCATGATAATTTGTTCAGAGAGGATTTATTTTATCGACTGCATGTAATACCGATAAGAATTCCACCCCTGCGACAGCGTCCAGAAGATGTTTTTGCATTTATTCAACATTTTGGTCATCGCCTAAATACGTTTTATAATATCAATAAGCAGCTTCATCCTCAGACAATTGACGTTTTAGTGAATCATGATTGGCCGGGAAATGTGAGGGAGTTGGAAAACTTTTTAGAAAGGCTCCTGCTTACTGTTGATCGGGAAATGATAACTCCTGAGGAGTTACCTGATAATGTCTTTCGAAAGAAGGTTAACGTGCCTGTTGGCCAGCGGACGTTAAATGAAATACTAAGTGAAGTGGAAAGAGAAGTTGTTTTAAGAGTATATAAAAGATTCGGCTCCAGCTATAAGGTTGCAAGAGAACTAGGCATTAGTCAGCGGACTGCCTTGAGAAAAATTAATAAATATATGGAAGAACCATAA
- a CDS encoding sodium/proline symporter, which translates to MLITVVAIYLLIVLGIGLWSAKGKESMRDFYIAGAGIGFIPVAFSASASTMSGWGFVGGPGALYAYGFSPILIIELFAVIGTAVAYFLLAAPIRKMVDSHGVLTIPDIIDAKFGGKLAGTLSGIAILVGCVAYLLAQYIALGAIGEAIFGIPFATFVIIGAVLMIIYSVAGGIAASIYTDTFQAVVMIISAIVILFTGLKVGGGFTNIFSTLSQQPHYMDAVKPVVEGGSSIWGLISWFLLMGIGLGGLPHVVTRFYTLNKIQFLKYACLVGTFSYAIMVMGEFSGFWMKYLEITGAVKPLANPDMAGPTFIKLYFGPVAGGVMTAAILAAIMSTADSFLVTASSVVSRDFYQKYSKRELTPKQELKVARWSVVVIGLIPILFALNPPNLIIWIGSAAWGIFSASIFIPLVMGLRWEKATRNGASASIIIGLVFSLGLFLLRQIYGFETYLEPGAWGMIFAFAAIVVVSLAESKKIVKEKEIAS; encoded by the coding sequence ATGCTTATAACGGTAGTTGCTATTTATCTATTGATAGTTTTGGGCATTGGTCTTTGGTCAGCAAAGGGTAAGGAGAGTATGCGAGACTTTTATATCGCTGGGGCTGGGATTGGTTTTATTCCGGTAGCTTTCTCCGCTTCGGCCTCTACAATGAGCGGCTGGGGTTTCGTAGGTGGTCCGGGTGCACTTTATGCTTATGGGTTCAGTCCTATATTAATTATTGAGTTGTTTGCAGTTATTGGTACTGCAGTAGCGTATTTCTTATTGGCAGCACCTATTCGAAAGATGGTTGATTCCCACGGGGTACTGACTATTCCAGATATTATAGACGCTAAGTTTGGTGGCAAATTGGCTGGGACGCTATCGGGGATAGCCATCCTGGTGGGCTGCGTTGCCTACCTTTTGGCACAGTATATAGCTTTAGGAGCCATTGGTGAAGCTATCTTTGGTATTCCCTTTGCAACTTTCGTGATCATAGGCGCTGTGCTAATGATAATCTACTCTGTTGCAGGTGGAATTGCGGCTTCCATTTATACGGACACATTTCAAGCAGTAGTTATGATAATTAGCGCAATTGTTATACTATTTACCGGACTTAAGGTTGGCGGTGGTTTCACCAACATATTTTCTACCTTGTCGCAGCAGCCCCACTACATGGATGCAGTTAAACCGGTTGTAGAAGGTGGATCAAGTATTTGGGGCTTAATATCCTGGTTTTTGTTAATGGGTATCGGGCTTGGTGGTTTACCACACGTGGTGACCAGGTTTTACACTTTAAACAAAATCCAATTTCTGAAATACGCCTGTCTGGTAGGTACATTTTCTTACGCCATTATGGTTATGGGGGAATTTTCCGGCTTTTGGATGAAGTACTTGGAGATTACCGGGGCGGTAAAACCTTTGGCTAATCCCGATATGGCGGGACCGACATTTATTAAGCTCTATTTTGGGCCGGTGGCTGGCGGGGTAATGACTGCTGCAATTTTAGCTGCAATTATGTCTACAGCAGATTCCTTTTTGGTGACTGCGAGTTCAGTTGTCAGCAGAGATTTCTATCAAAAATATTCAAAACGCGAGCTAACGCCAAAACAGGAATTGAAAGTTGCCAGGTGGTCAGTAGTTGTTATTGGTTTGATTCCCATATTATTTGCCCTTAACCCTCCGAATTTAATTATTTGGATTGGTTCGGCTGCATGGGGTATCTTTTCAGCAAGTATTTTTATTCCTTTGGTAATGGGATTGCGATGGGAAAAAGCTACCCGAAATGGCGCCAGTGCTTCCATAATTATTGGACTGGTTTTCAGCTTGGGGTTATTCCTGTTGAGACAGATTTATGGTTTTGAAACTTATTTGGAG